Proteins encoded within one genomic window of Magnolia sinica isolate HGM2019 unplaced genomic scaffold, MsV1 ctg357, whole genome shotgun sequence:
- the LOC131236305 gene encoding pentatricopeptide repeat-containing protein At4g33170-like, translated as MAAANMLEGDLAPPSVVGPTSSPGPIHARAIKTGTTDLSIFNSLITLYSKNPSTLSYALRLFNEIPSPNVVSWTSIITAHASTPFSLSLFLSMLRHPLLPPPPQRTLATLLKTCASLPSLSTGLQLHSLALKLSLSHLPFSGSALVHIYLKCSLPDDARKAFDGIPHRDEVCYAAAIVGLAQNCRSADVISIFAGMRSAGVGSTMYSVSAALRAAAEAAALEQCRILHAHAAVAGLKSNLLVGTALVDAYGKSGLVSDARQVFDGLLPGANIIGWNSMMAAYAQQGDSGSAIELFYRMPSHGLVADELSILAILTAFSNSGLVFEAKQWLDSMTNEYGVQPGLEHYTCVVGTMAWADQLKDAENLANTMPFEPDAAVWRTLLSACATHGAVDMGRVVGHKLLEHNPRDDSAYVMLSNINTAAGRWPEMAEVRTMMKDRGVKKEGGRSWIEVRGEVHIFLAGDRRHERTAEIYAKLVELMEEIAKLGYVEASEVVLHEVEAAEKREALWYHSEKLVVAFGVVSGAAPPGKALRVVKNLRICRDCHEAFKFMSRALEREIVVRDVNRYHKFEHGSCTCGDYW; from the coding sequence ATGGCCGCCGCTAACATGCTCGAGGGCGACCTAGCACCACCTtccgttgtggggcccaccagctcaCCGGGCCCCATCCACGCGCGGGCCATCAAAACAGGCACCACCGATCTCTCCATCTTCAACAGCCTCATCACTCTCTACTCCAAAAACCCATCCACTCTCTCCTACGCCCTCCGCCTCTTCAATGAAATCCCATCGCCCAACGTCGTATCCTGGACGTCCATCATCACCGCCCATGCCAGCACtcctttctccctctccctcttcctttCCATGCTCCGCCACCccctcctccccccccccccccagcgcACGTTAGCCACCCTCCTCAAAACCTGCGCTTCCCTCCCCTCTCTCTCCACCGGCCTCCAGCTCCACTCCCTCGCCCTCAagctctctctttcccatctccCCTTCTCCGGAAGCGCTCTTGTCCACATTTACTTGAAATGCAGCCTTCCGGACGATGCCCGCAAGGCGTTCGATGGAATTCCTCACAGAGACGAGGTCTGCTATGCTGCCGCCATTGTCGGCCTCGCGCAGAACTGCCGCTCGGCGGACGTGATCTCAATATTCGCAGGCATGAGATCGGCcggcgtggggtccaccatgtacAGCGTTTCTGCTGCGCTGCGGGCGGCAGCGGAGGCGGCTGCTCTTGAGCAGTGCCGGATCCTGCACGCGCATGCTGCCGTTGCGGGCCTCAAGTCGAACCTCCTTGTGGGGACTGCGTTGGTTGATGCGTACGGGAAGTCAGGCCTTGTTTCTGACGCGCGGCAGGTGTTCGATGGGTTGTTGCCGGGCGCGAACATCATCGGGTGGAATTCAATGATGGCAGCATACGCCCAACAGGGCGACTCGGGCTCTGCAATTGAGCTTTTTTACAGGATGCCAAGCCATGGGCTAGTAGCCGACGAGCTCAGCATTCTTGCAATCCTCACTGCATTTAGCAACTCAGGCTTGGTCTTTGAAGCCAAGCAATGGCTTGATTCAATGACCAATGAATATGGAGTGCAACCGGGGCTTGAGCATTACACTTGTGTGGTGGGCACCATGGCCTGGGCAGACCAACTCAAGGATGCGGAGAACCTCGCAAACACAATGCCATTTGAGCCCGACGCTGCAGTATGGCGGACCCTGCTCTCCGCCTGTGCAACCCATGGTGCGGTCGACATGGGCAGGGTGGTGGGCCATAAGCTTCTTGAGCACAACCCACGAGACGATTCAGCCTATGTGATGCTCTCAAACATCAACACAGCAGCTGGGAGATGGCCTGAGATGGCTGAAGTAAGGACGATGATGAAAGACAGAGGGGTGAAGAAGGAAGGTGGGCGGAGCTGGATAGAAGTGCGTGGAGAAGTGCACATCTTCTTGGCAGGAGACCGGAGGCATGAAAGGACAGCCGAGATATACGCCAAGCTGGTGGAATTGATGGAGGAGATTGCGAAGCTGGGCTACGTGGAGGCATCGGAGGTGGTGCTGCACGAGGTTGAGGCAGCTGAGAAGAGGGAGGCGCTTTGGTATCACAGCGAGAAGCTGGTGGTGGCATTTGGGGTGGTGAGCGGGGCTGCTCCACCGGGGAAAGCTCTGAGGGTTGTTAAGAATCTGAGGATATGTAGAGACTGTCATGAGGCTTTCAAGTTTATGAGCAGGGCTTTGGAGAGGGAGATTGTTGTGAGGGATGTGAATAGATACCACAAGTTTGAGCATGGGAGCTGCACTTGTGGGGATTACTGGTAA